From a region of the Oscarella lobularis chromosome 7, ooOscLobu1.1, whole genome shotgun sequence genome:
- the LOC136189137 gene encoding ATP-dependent RNA helicase TDRD9-like, producing MAESMIPQAEIDNWLRLKPISKVAAPPKATPIYQRFLEREKEQGLMKEKAAIERKRTDERKAAEMHAIQARACEIQRFVQNRVKQSLDGDEIANEEWIRYDFPDAEEESLATPSLVRDSSAPDTLAQPRSTRDIATHYYGGGDGDHAGAPDAYDPTLPITKHREEILATIDENPIVVIEGATGSGKSTQVPQYILDRCVRDGVECSIVCTQPRKVAATSVARRVCDERDWRLGGVVGYQVGMATEVSEDTRLTYVTTGVLLRKLVKSKDMNAFTHVIIDEVHERDQLTDFVLLVARKFLRSNSKKVKVILMSATLDSKLFSDYFSFIVDGSLVSAPVIQVEGKAFPVKEFYLEDFAKPEEMIHLDEGKPEVTAQGCATCQNLIESFDDLEKKKNKKKTRGSVLIFVPGYQDIVRIDQLLRAVASRLRLWIVPLHSEITREEQRDAFLPPRPEQRKVIISTNIAESSVTIPDVRYVIDFCLTKELTCDPETNYQALLTVWASISSLTQRKGRAGRVAPGRCYRMITRNFQESFLRPYGTPEMQRQTLEQLLLQVKLLDVGEPKAVLGLALEPPNLDSIEKTVLRLKEVGALSVLKSGRLNPHDGDLTFTGQVLAHLPVDIKLGKLILLGHVFGCLEEAVIVAAALSLKNFFARPYQLSAQVDAFKSKWKWAESSRSDAIAMINAFFAWKIMSDNKGFPNRKAEFEWGKKHAIQINVIREAAALVDELHSRLNAFNIRTERMDTRGRTQKMTEDDVFIFEIVMAGAFYPNYFYCGQVDERSAVKEVGGLDILSSVVVQGLPIGQSHFLGNQLIDLFERSGKGKRVVISSSKAFIEFHRLPSESPKHVANAVYCALMMRKLRVPLEIALSSKRVAPPPSPSPATSSSQLAQVKLPNCTSPSFPVIVTAVLDAGHFWAVMADGDTTQTLAALKESIRRQKDALIPIKNPSVGQLCLAPYQNDDNLYRGRIVELNMNSVLVHYLDYGNCDIVLRTSIKELPLKFQDYPAQAFECFLSHIRPSYRQPASNWTSAAKSSVCAMVNKKTLLIKIFSELDRVLRVNLIDATTREHVSINQALISQGHAELAEEPILSQMAHDDAKRAAAAQSSVSSPVSDVPSLRSTPPGKTLDPKLQRVCIKGPSSPLEMKFYHVPAVGKTKEVRVNRSSVNCIALDESPGEKSTRLMVSASVTLSPSGDAILANNTMILPKLPGLPALLTILFAPFVEMRSDSDRRIYVGCIAGLGYDAATGESFFPEHDIDIVFDSMFFQEDLANINDIRHAIGVALGSEDRVCSWNADDIKRIQAAARSKVLRLVRSNRSEQNYSGVQSSGWNKVPVDAVLRPPHRSSIQEKQAFLYELHSGVKLLGASAADLREKRLKILKMEQHLADLKRLSLSADVPLDLFCELCRFRAYSTELMRNHLRGSGHVIAYKSWREMLN from the exons ATGGCGGAATCAATGATTCCGCAGGCGGAGATAGACAATTGGCTTCGCCTGAAGCCAATTTCCAAGGTCGCAGCACCTCCGAAAGCTACCCCAATCTACCAGCGCTTCCTCgaaagggagaaagagcAAGGACTCATGAAAGAAAAGGCGGCAATCGAGCGGAAGAGAACCGACGAACGAAAGGCGGCCGAAATGCACGCGATACAAGCGAGAGCGTGCGAAATACAGCGATTCGTTCAAAATCGCGTCAAGCAGTCcctcgacggcgacgaaatcgcaaaCGAGGAATGGATTCGCTACGATTTTCCGGATGCCGAGGAGGAAAGCCTCGCAACGCCGAGTCTCGTCCGGGACTCGAGCGCGCCCGACACGCTCGCCCAGccgcgatcgacgcgcgacATCGCGACGCACTAttacggcggcggcgacggcgaccaCGCCGGCGCGCCAGACGCCTACGATCCGACCCTGCCCATAACGAAACATCGCGAAGAGAttctcgcgacgatcgacgaaaatccGATCGTCGTAATCGAGGGCGCGACGGGCAGCGGCAAGTCGACGCAGGTGCCCCAATACATACTCGATCGGTGCgtgcgcgacggcgtcgagtgCAGCATCGTTTGCACGCAGCCGCGCAAagtcgcggcgacgagcgtcgcgcgacgcgtGTGCGACGAGCGCGACTGGCgactcggcggcgtcgtcggctaTCAGGTTGGCATGGCAACCGAAGTGTCGGAGGACACGCGATTGACGTACGTCACGACGGGCGTGCTGCTGCGAAAGTTGGTCAAGAGCAAGGACATGAACGCCTTTACGCACGTCATCATCGACGAGGTTCACGAGCGAGATCAGTTGACCGATTTCGTTCTCTTGGTTGCTCGGAAGTTTTTGAGGTCGAATTCCAAGAAGGTTAAG GTGATTTTGATGTCGGCGACGTTGGATAGCAAGCTGTTCTCCGACTACTTTTCTTTCATTGTCGACGGTAGCTTGGTTAGTGCTCCCGTCATTCAAGTGGAGGGAAAGGCGTTTCCCGTTAAGGAATTCTATTTGGAGGATTTTGCAAAACCGGAAGAA ATGATTCATTTGGACGAGGGAAAGCCGGAAGTGACTGCACAAGGTTGCGCCACGTGTCAAAATCTTATTGAATCGTTTGACGAccttgagaagaagaaaaacaa gaaaaagacgagagGCTCTGTACTCATCTTCGTACCGGGATATCAGGACATAGTCCGAATTGATCAGTTGCTCAGAGCTGTTGCCTCGCGCTTACG TCTGTGGATAGTTCCCTTGCATTCCGAAATCACTCGCGAAGAGCAACGAGACGCTTTTCTGCCGCCGCGTCCGGAACAGCGAAAA GTCATTATATCGACCAACATTGCGGAATCGTCTGTCACGATTCCAGACGTCAGATACG TGATCGATTTCTGTTTGACTAAGGAGCTGACCTGCGATCCGGAGACCAACTACCAAGCACTTCTAACAGTGTGGGCGTCTATCTCGTCACTCACGCAGAGAAAGG GGAGAGCCGGACGGGTTGCCCCTGGACGCTGTTATAGAATGATCACTCGTAATTTCCAGGAGAGCTTCCTCAGGCCATATGGGACGCCTGAAATGCAG AGGCAAACTCTCGAGCAACTTCTCCTTCAAGTCAAACTCTTGGATGTCGGCGAACCGAAGGCCGTTCTTGGCTTGGCTTTGGAGCCTCCCAATCTCGACAGCATCGAGAAGACGGTTCTTCGTCTGAAAGAGGTCGGCGCCTTGTCCGTTCTCAAGTCGGGACGTCTGAATCCGCATGACGGCGACTTGACGTTCACCGGCCAAGTTCTTGCTCATCTTCCGGTCGACATCAAACTGGGAAAGCTCATTCTGCTCGGACACGTGTTTGGATGCCTCGAGGAAGCTGTAATCGTTG CTGCGGCTTTGTctttgaagaatttcttcgctCGACCCTACCAACTTTCCGCTCAAGTCGACGCGTTCAA ATCCAAATGGAAATGGGCCGAGTCTTCTCGTAGCGACGCTATTGCCATGATTAACGCTTTTTTT GCATGGAAGATTATGTCCGACAACAAAGGGTTTCCCAATcgaaag GCGGAATTTGAATGGGGAAAAAAACACGCCATCCAAATCAACGTCATCCGCGAA GCGGCTGCCTTGGTAGATGAGCTGCATTCGAGATTAAATGCATTCAACATTCGAACAGAAAGAATGGACACGCGCGG CCGAACGCAAAAAATgaccgaagacgacgtctttaTATTCGAG ATTGTCATGGCTGGGGCCTTTTATCCAAACTACTTTTACTGTGGTCAAGTGGACGAAAGAAGTGCCGTGAAGGAAGTGGGTGGACTGGATATACTGTCTTCTGTTGTC GTTCAAGGACTTCCCATTGGCCAGAGCCACTTTCTCGGCAACCAGCTCATTGATTTGTTTGAGAGATCTGGAAAGGGCAAGAGGgtcgtcatttcgtcctCCAA GGCGTTTATCGAGTTTCATAGACTCCCTAGCGAGTCTCCAAAGCACGTTGCTAATGCCGTTTATTGCGCTTTAATGATGAG gaagcTGAGAGTTCCTCTTGAAATTGCGCTGTCTAGTAAGCGCGTCGCTCCacctccgtcgccgtcaccggcGACATCGTCTTCACAATTGGCTCAAGTGAAACTGCCCAATTGCACTTCGCCTTCGTTTCCTGTTATTGTCACTGCC GTTTTGGATGCAGGTCACTTCTGGGCTGTAATGGCTGATGGCGACACCACCCAAACGTTGGCTGCACTGAAAGAAAgtattcgtcgtcaaaaggaT GCTTTGATTCCAATAAAAAATCCTTCTGTGGGCCAACTTTGCCTGGCTCCATATCAAAACGACGATAACCTTTACAGAGGCAGGATTGTTGAACTGAATATGAATTCTGTCCTTGTTCACTATCTTGACTACGGCAACTGCGATATTGTACTAAGAACTTCCATAAAGGAGCTTCCTCTGAAATTTCAAGATTATCCTGCTCAG gctttTGAGTGTTTCTTGTCTCACATCAGACCATCTTATCGCCAACCGGCCAGCAATTGGACATCCGCTGCGAAGAGCAGCGTCTGTGCCATGGTGAACAAAAAGACGTTGCTGATCAAG ATTTTTTCCGAGCTAGACAGAGTGCTTCGGGTGAATCTGATTGACGCCACAACGAGAGAGCACGTCTCTATCAATCAGGCTCTCATAAGCCAAGGTCACGCGGAGCTAGCCGAGGAGCCGATTCTATCTCAA ATGGCTCATGATGACGCCAAGAGAGCAGCTGCCGCGCAGTCAAGTGTCAGTAGTCCCGTAAGCGATGTTCCGTCTCTGCGAAGCACACCTCCGGGAAAGACATTGGATCCCAAGCTACAAAGG GTTTGCATAAAAGGGCCGTCGAGTCCTCTTGAAATGAAGTTCTATCACGTTCCCGCCGTCGGGAAGACCAA GGAGGTGCGCGTCAATCGATCTTCTGTCAATTGCATCGCTTTGGACGAATCTCCTGGAGAAAAATCCACTCGCCTGATGGTGTCGGCTAGCGTGACGCTCAGTCCTTCTGGTGACGCCATTCTTGCGAACAATACGATGATTCTCCCGAAGCTACCCGGATTGCCGGCACTTCTCACTATCCTGTTCGCTCCCTTCGTTGAAATGAG GTCTGACAGCGACCGACGTATTTACGTTGGATGTATCGCCGGGCTCGGCTACGACGCCGCAACGGGTGAGTCCTTTTTTCCTGAGCACGACATCGACATTGTCTTCGATTCGATGTTCTTTCAAGAAGACCTAGCAAAC ATCAATGATATAAGGCACGCTATTGGCGTAGCTTTGGGCAGTGAAGATCGAGTTTGCTCTTGGAATGCCGACGATATCAAAAGAATTCAAGCGGCAGCAAGAAGCAAAGTCTTGAG GTTGGTTCGATCTAATCGATCTGAACAAAATTATTCGGGTGTTCAGTCTTCCGGCTGGAACAAG GTTCCGGTGGATGCCGTGCTTCGTCCACCGCATAGGTCTAGCATTCAGGAAAAGCAGGCGTTCCTATACGAATTGCACAGCGGCGTTAAGTTGTTGGGCGCCAGTGCCGCCGATTTGCGCGAAAAACGACTCAAAATACTTAAAATGGAACAGCATCTTGCCGATTTAAAACGGTTGTCTCTGAG TGCTGACGTTCCGCTTGATCTGTTTTGCGAGCTGTGCCGATTTCGTGCCTACTCCACCGAGCTTATGCGAAATCACTTGCGAGGTTCTGGGCATGTCATTGCGTACAAGTCTTGGCGCGAGATGTTGAACTAA
- the LOC136189144 gene encoding dopamine beta-hydroxylase-like yields the protein MHTGGTMARCLLLVILCCAFVSAYKPFQERIPNGERVPNPCSRDKSWGGVGHTNPLGGGPRNAFGRKFADEGLKWTLALCNEDSDGDGRTNGVELGDPSCTWNATRSPQFNATSHPGFKDPVDQFPYNASDETTIDCANFNTMSDKCSAALNESGVLSKDFLLPSGQRVPSQETTYRCHNVLFPSDRKYHVSAVQAQIDNLNVAHHVNLFGCVTPVALMGSSAEPYDCLMPPASCGGFFLLAMWAFGFDDVTECFPPGFPAAPPIGPGSFLWGVLQVHWNNPLRLTNQTDASGLRLYYTPHLRTHDMGTLAVGHSDFFIPPGQETVTLSGSCRFSDCVSANYNSEPIRIVSDGNHMHELGRIGKSVLYRANDTQRQFPITLAYDNPFAYDRPVLHEFDTPIVVYPGDEIDMTCTYSSTSRDVVTFSGDATRNEMCVAIFRYYPQSLSVTGSYCFTAGTIDYCNVVQFSSPSFLQSIFGSVSCNVALFSQALLSVVFSPCFISESVIHCLPQCVPLFDAIFSDGCMACNSSSRAKVEEQLGDNEMFQAYRRMRQGCTPSNYNVTCGATTPVTTDAPTKETTPSSGAKGVAKGVLGLVIGIASACLLSVFI from the exons ATGCATACCGGAGGAACAATGGCAAGGtgtcttcttcttgtcaTTCTATGCTGTGCCTTCGTCAGCGCTTATAAGCCCTTCCAAGAACGAATTCCGAACGGGGAACGCGTTCCGAATCCGTGCAGTCGGGACAAATCGTGGGGAGGCGTCGGGCACACTAACCCGCTCGGCGGCGGGCCGCGAAATGCATTTGGACGCAAATTCGCCGATGAAG GCTTGAAATGGACATTGGCTTTGTGCAACGAAGActcggacggcgacggccgTACCAACGGCGTCGAGCTTGGCGATCCGTCATGCACGTGGAATGCCACTCGCTCTCCTCAATTCAATGCGACGTCCCATCCTGGCTTCAAAGATCCGGTCGATCAGTTTCCGTACAATGccagcgacgaaacgacaatCGACTGCGCCAATTTCAATACGATGTCAGATAAGTGTTCGGCAGCCTTGAACGAATCGGGCGTACTTTCcaaagattttcttttgccaAGCGGTCAGCGCGTGCCTTCCCAGGAGACGACCTATCGCTGCCACAACGTCTTGTTTCCTTCCGATCGCAAGTACCATGTCAGTGCGGTTCAAGCTCAAATCGATAATTTGAACGTTGCTCATCATGTGAACTTATTCGGCTGTGTGACTCCCGTTGCATTAATGGGTTCGTCAGCCGAACCCTATGATTGCCTAATGCCACCGGCGTCGTGCGGAGGTTTCTTTCTATTAGCAATGTGGGCGTTTGGCTTTGATGACGTGACGGAGTGCTTTCCGCCTGGCTTTCCAGCAGCACCGCCAATCGGGCCGGGATCATTTCTTTGGGGCGTTCTTCAAGTCCACTGGAACAACCCTCTTCGCTTGACCAATCAGACGGACGCTTCGGGACTTCGTCTCTACTATACGCCTCACCTGCGTACACATGACATGGGCACGCTCGCAGTTGGCCACTCAGACTTTTTCATTCCACCCGGACAAGAGACCGTGACTTTAAGTGGATCGTGCCGCTTTTCCGATTGCGTTTCGGCCAATTACAATAGCGAACCGATTCGAATTGTGTCAGACGGGAATCATATGCACGAGCTCGGCCGGATTGGAAAATCAGTTCTCTATCGCGCCAACGACACTCAACGCCAGTTTCCAATTACATTGGCCTATGACAATCCGTTTGCATACGACCGTCCCGTTCTTCACGAGTTCGATACACCAATTGTCGTGTATCCGGGCGACGAGATCGATATGACGTGTACGTACTCATCGACGagtcgagacgtcgtcacaTTTTCTGGAGATGCAACAAGAAACGAAATGTGCGTGGCGATCTTTAGGTATTATCCCCAGAGTCTAAGTGTCACCGGCAGTTACTGTTTTACTGCTGGAACAATCGACTATTGCAATGTCGTTCAATTCTcatctccttcttttcttcagtcTATTTTCGGATCAGTCTCGTGCAATGTTGCGCTGTTCTCTCAGGCTCTTTTGAGTGTCGTCTTTTCACCGTGCTTCATCTCGGAGAGCGTTATCCATTGTTTGCCACAGTGCGTGCCTCTTTTCGATGCAATTTTTTCGGATGGATGCATGGCGTGCAATTCGAGCAGTCGCGCAAAAGTGGAGGAGCAGCTAGGCGACAACGAGATGTTCCAAGCCTACCGTAGAATGCGACAGGGCTGTACTCCTTCGAATTACAATGTCACATGCGGTGCTACTACTCCTGTTACTACAGATGCTCCAACGAAGGAGACAACGCCCAGTAGTGGTGCAAAAGGAGTTGCCAAAGGAGTGCTTGGTCTGGTCATTGGAATCGCTTCTGCTTGTCTCCTTTCTGTCTTCATTTAG
- the LOC136189145 gene encoding dopamine beta-hydroxylase-like, with product MRMIRPETIAVVLVFVTLTSAYKQFQERIPNGKSISDPCNSNKQWGGVGHTNSLGGGQRNVFGRRFAAEGFQWSSLLCNEDSDGDGRTNGAELGDPSCTWRADSGSLPQFNATSHPGFKDPVSKYAYNASDETTLNCAKVEAVMNCSAAVRGLDVQWKEIRMPANTSIPAQETTYRCYDVALPTDQKYHVSASQALLDNLNIVHHMILFSCSTPISSMNASAPYDCLMPRNCGTSSILAGWTFGRGDSVGCYPEDVPAAPALGKGTSAWAVLQVHWNNPLLLQGQTDSSGIRIYFTPHLRPNDMGTLFVGQRVISIPPEKESVTVTGSCRFSDCVSSLYNRKPIGIVTAQNHMHLLGRAGETVVYRSNDTRRQSPIVVARDHPFKYDDPVRHYVDPPLMVYPGDEIKVSCTYSSRGQQKVTRFGEGTQDEMCFGIVSYYPRSYERVSGLCADFGAIDYCNFVRLLSASSLLAMPRRPPACNPLQLLQSLATAALSPCFGTDSSVYCSSSCLNLLDEIFSSECMTCNSTSRTFIEDLFADNEIFLAFRQVRRNCQPENSNAGCTDLGEISTETTTSFRPTGRASQSVENVIEITVLAGIAVLHAFG from the exons ATGAGAATGATTCGCCCAGAAACGATCGCTGTTGTGCTCGTTTTTGTGACTCTAACGTCCGCCTATAAACAATTCCAAGAGCGAATTCCAAACGGAAAGAGCATTTCTGATCCATGCAACTCGAATAAACAGTGGGGAGGCGTCGGCCACACTAACTCGCTCGGCGGCGGACAACGAAATGTTTTCGGGCGCAGATTTGCTGCTGAAG GTTTCCAATGGTCGTCGTTGTTGTGCAACGAAGActcggacggcgacggtcgCACGAACGGCGCCGAGCTGGGAGATCCGTCTTGCACTTGGCGAGCCGATTCTGGCTCCCTCCCACAATTCAATGCCACGTCACATCCAGGGTTCAAAGACCCTGTTTCCAAATACGCCTACAATGccagcgacgaaacgacgttgaATTGCGCGAAAGTGGAGGCGGTGATGAATTGCTCGGCGGCCGTTCGAGGACTGGACGTACAGtggaaagaaattcgaaTGCCGGCAAACACATCCATTCCTGCTCAAGAAACAACATATCGGTGCTATGATGTCGCTCTTCCTACGGATCAAAAGTATCACGTCAGCGCTTCGCAAGCTCTTCTCGACAACTTGAACATTGTTCATCACATGATCCTGTTCAGCTGTTCGACTCCCATTTCGTCGATGAATGCCTCTGCGCCCTACGACTGTCTCATGCCGAGAAACTGcggcacgtcgtcgatcttAGCCGGATGGACATTCGGTAGGGGAGATTCGGTGGGATGTTACCCTGAAGACGTACCCGCCGCTCCAGCGCTCGGCAAGGGTACGTCCGCCTGGGCCGTCCTTCAAGTTCACTGGAACAAtcctcttctccttcaaggACAAACGGACAGTTCAGGTATACGAATTTACTTTACTCCTCATCTACGTCCGAACGACATGGGAACGCTGTTCGTTGGTCAACGCGTCATATCCATTCCTCCGGAGAAAGAATCCGTGACGGTAACCGGGTCGTGTCGCTTTTCCGATTGCGTGTCGAGTTTGTATAATCGCAAGCCAATCGGGATTGTGACCGCTCAGAATCACATGCACCTTCTCGGTCGAGCTGGAGAAACGGTTGTCTATCGTTCGAATGACACGCGACGTCAATCGCCTATAGTAGTAGCCCGCGATCATCCCTTCAAATACGATGATCCTGTTCGGCATTACGTTGATCCTCCACTGATGGTCTACCCTGGTGACGAAATCAAAGTGTCGTGTACGTACTCGTCTAGAGGGCAGCAAAAGGTGACGCGGTTCGGGGAGGGAACGCAGGACGAAATGTGCTTTGGAATCGTCAGCTACTATCCTCGAAGTTATGAACGTGTAAGTGGACTGTGCGCCGATTTTGGAGCAATTGACTATTGCAATTTCGTTCGTCTTCTATCGGCTTCGTCTCTTCTCGCTATGCCTCGGCGTCCACCCGCTTGCAATCCTTTGCAGTTGTTGCAGTCTCTTGCTACGGCAGCTCTGTCTCCGTGTTTTGGCACTGATTCCAGCGTCTATTGTTCATCTTCGTGCTTGAATCTTTTGGACGAGATATTTTCGAGTGAATGCATGACGTGCAACTCGACCAGTCGCACGTTCATCGAAGACCTGTTTGCCGACAACGAGATATTTCTCGCATTTCGTCAAGTGCGACGCAATTGTCAGCCGGAAAATTCAAATGCTGGGTGCACGGACCTTGGAGAAATTTcaacggaaacgacgacgtcttttcgccCCACTGGTCGCGCTTCACaaagcgtcgaaaacgtcatcGAAATCACAGTTCTTGCTGGGATTGCAGTATTGCACGCTTTTGGATAA